A stretch of DNA from Candidatus Atribacteria bacterium ADurb.Bin276:
AAACTCTTTCTCGGATTCAAAACGTCGCTCCAGGAGGAGGTTTAATTCTTTCTCCAACTCATCATATTCAGCTCGATACTCCGATTGAGAACTTTTTAACCTTCTTGGAAACAGTTCAAACCCAAGGCTATTATCCGATCAAAGTAGAGTGAGCGAAGAGGATGACCTTCTCCCATTAAGGGGCTCAGGATTATAGTGATGCGTCATCCTGAAGCTTTGTATTCAGAAGCCGTGGAGGATCTCATCTGACACCGAAGGTGTCATCCTGAGCGGTGCTTTCCCGCGTGAGGATCTCATCTGAAACCGAAGGTGTCATCCTGAGCGGTGCTTTCCCGCGTGAGGATCTCATCTTTTAGGTTTTTTTATTCTTCAAAAATATTTAAAATATGAGATTCTCACGTCGCACAATACGCTCCTCAGAATGACAGACTGGGTGGATGAAATTCCCACTTCGTCCGGCAAAAACACCAGACTCCTCAGAATGACGGAGTGGGTGGATGTAATTCCCACGTTATCCAAACATAAAAAGGTTGTACTCTTAGCTTTGACGGTTTTAGATGGGTATTTTTTTCATCTGGTATTATCAAGCAGCTTGGATGTCAAACCCATAAAACAGGAACAAATAACTCATCAAGAGTAAAATGAGTATTGACTTTATTATACTTCCAGCTGTTTACTGATATATGTTGAAAAAATTATACTTATTGGGGTAGAATAAGTTTATAAATGAAAAAATAACACTGGAAGGGAGGCCAAGTTAATAAAAAGTATTTAAGAAGGGGAATTTAAAAGGATATTTTCTAAACCATTAAGGAGGTTTAAGCATGAAGAAAATTTTAGTTCTTATGGTGGTTTTGTCTTTAGTCTTAACCTTGGTTGGCGCAGTATCAGCCCAGGGGAAACATTTTGAAGAAATACGGATTCGGTTTTTCCCGGGTGGATCAGAAGGAGATCCCTTTGCTTCAGTGGTATATCGAGGTGCAAAAGCAGCTGAAGAGGACTTTGGCTGTACGGTTGAATATGTGTTTTCCCAGTGGCAGCCTGACCGGATGGTCGCGCAGTTCAAAGATGCCATAGCTGCGAAACCTGATGGGATAGCAATAATGGGGCATCCTGGTGATGATGCTCTTGATCCGCTTATTGATGAGGCCATCGCCGCTGGTATTATCGTTACTTCACAAAATACTGCCCTGCCGATAGCAGAGGGGAAATATAAAGATAAAGGTTTTGGATATGTAGGTCAGGAACTCTATGCTTCTGGATATTCCTTAGGTCAAAAAGCTGTTGAAAAGTTTGGTCTTAAGGAAGGGGATCGGGCTATGGTTTGGGGATTGCTTTCCCAGGAAACTCGTGGCCTGAGGACCAAAGGAGTAATCGATGCATTTGAAGAAGCCAAATTAGTTGTTGATTATATCGAGATTTCTCCCGAAGTGAACGCTGATGCCCCGCTGGGGACTCCAATAGTAAGCGGTTATCTCTCTTCTCACCCCGATTGCAAAATTATCGTAACTGATCATGGTGGACTCACCGCTACTTTAGAAACCTATTTGAAGGGAGCTGGCAAGGGTCCTGATGATGTTATTGGGATTGGGTTTGACTTGACAGCAGCTACTGTTGAAGCGATACGAAACGGTTTCTGTGATTTGATACTCGATCAGCAACCTTATCTCCAAGGATATCTGCCCATACTCCAAATTTGTTTAACCAAAAAATATGGTTTTTCCGGACTTCATATCGATACCGGTTCCGGATTTATTGATGCAGGCAATGTTGAAGCTGTAGCGAAGCTGGCTGAAGAAGGGATTCGATAATTAGTGACTACTCAAGAATCTTTGGTCAAATTATGTAATATCAAAAAATCGTTTGGCCATGTTGAGGTCCTGAAGGGGATTAACCTGGAGATTAATACCAATGAAGTCGTTGGTTTATTAGGTGATAATGGTGCCGGGAAATCCACCTTGATCAAGATTATCACCGGAGTCCATCAACCGGACTCCGGTGATCTCTATTGGAAGGGAGAAAAACTGGTCAATTTTAGTGTGGCGAAAGCTCGTGATATTGGTATTGAAACCGTTTTTCAGGAACGTGCTTTAAGTGAAGAGCATAGTCTTTGGAGAAATATTTTTATGGGAAGAGAAATAACCTCCCGCTGGGGATTTATCGATGTAAAAAGAGAGAAAGAAAAAACTGAGAGGATTATGAAAGAATATATGGGTTTTACCTCTTCGGCATTAACTACTGATGCAGTGGTTAGAACAATGTCAGGTGGAGAAAAGCAGGGAGTGGCCATAGCACGGGCTCTTCACTTTGAAGCTGATCTTATTATCCTTGATGAGCCAACCACCGGACTTTCTTTGTCCGAAACTCAAAAAGTACTTGGTTTTGTTGATGACATTAAAAAGAAGGGTAAATCATGTATTTTTATTACCCATAATATCTATCATGTCTATCCGGTTGCCGACCGCATTGTAGTCCTTGACCGAGGTAGTGTTGTTGGGCAATTTCGAAAGGATGAAATATCTTTAGAAGAGCTGGTTAACCGACTTTATTTGGTGGCTCGAACGGGGAAATTAAATGAAAATGGAACTTCAACTGTTGCTTGTGATCAACTCCAGGATGAAATGCAATCAAAAATGCCTTAAAGTTGATCTTAAAAACCAGAGGTGAAGATTCTCTTAAAATAGAATTGGTTTGGGACTTGAAAAATCTAATGGTACCATTTTTTGAGGATGTACGGAGGAGATTATGAGATCGGCATTACTAAGAGAAAATAAATCTCAAATCAGCGTAATCATCGTTTTGTTTGGGATTTTTATCCTTTTTACCATAGGAAGCCCCCAAACTTTTTTATCCTATAATATTTATTATTCTTTTATGTCAACCATCCCCTTCTTTGCCATTATGGCCTTGTCTTTAACTCTGGTAGTCATCTCTGGTGAGATGGACCTTTCATTTCCTTCGATCATGGGTTTTGCCGGTTGGGCATTTACTGTGATCTACCATCGAACCGGAAGTCCGGGTATCGGATTACTTTTGGCTTTGGTTTTTGGGTTGGGTGCCGGGTTGATGAATGGCTTATTGATTGTCAAGCTCAAGCTTCCGTCCATGATAACCACCATTGGTACTCAGTTTTTTTGGGCGGGAGCTACTGCGGTAGTTAGTGGTGGTTTGGGGAAAACATTGGTTCCGACCAAAACCAGTTTTATCTATAAATTATTAGTTGGAAGATTAGGAGGCTTAGTTCCCGCTCAGATGATCTGGACGGTGATCATAGCTTTCTTTATTTGGTTTTTTTTAAATCGCCATCGTTTCGGTGCCCATGTTTACTTTACCGGAGATAATCCGGAGAGTGCCCGAGTAATGGGGGTTAACGTTGACTGGATAAAAATGATTGTTTTTACCCAAATGGGCTTATTTGCTGCTTTTGCAGGTATTCTTGCTAGTCTTGAAGTAACCTATTACTGGCCGACTC
This window harbors:
- the rbsC_34 gene encoding Ribose transport system permease protein RbsC; protein product: MRSALLRENKSQISVIIVLFGIFILFTIGSPQTFLSYNIYYSFMSTIPFFAIMALSLTLVVISGEMDLSFPSIMGFAGWAFTVIYHRTGSPGIGLLLALVFGLGAGLMNGLLIVKLKLPSMITTIGTQFFWAGATAVVSGGLGKTLVPTKTSFIYKLLVGRLGGLVPAQMIWTVIIAFFIWFFLNRHRFGAHVYFTGDNPESARVMGVNVDWIKMIVFTQMGLFAAFAGILASLEVTYYWPTLGQGYLLKTIAAVYLGGTPVDGGVGTVFGTFIGAIILGCLEAGIIAIGMTGFWTQLIYGLIVIVSIAMHSILRKR
- the rbsA_16 gene encoding Ribose import ATP-binding protein RbsA, encoding MTTQESLVKLCNIKKSFGHVEVLKGINLEINTNEVVGLLGDNGAGKSTLIKIITGVHQPDSGDLYWKGEKLVNFSVAKARDIGIETVFQERALSEEHSLWRNIFMGREITSRWGFIDVKREKEKTERIMKEYMGFTSSALTTDAVVRTMSGGEKQGVAIARALHFEADLIILDEPTTGLSLSETQKVLGFVDDIKKKGKSCIFITHNIYHVYPVADRIVVLDRGSVVGQFRKDEISLEELVNRLYLVARTGKLNENGTSTVACDQLQDEMQSKMP